taATCTTTTCATGGAGTTTGACAAACAGCAGAATACAattgaaacaaatatatatacatattggaTAAATAAACCCAATAAGGGAATAAATTGGGGAAATATGTTAGTGCACATCAACGAAATtacagaaataacaaaatagACGTCCTAACCACTGGggtttaaaaactaaaaacactgtGGAGTTTGGATGAACCAGAGACTATAAAGCTGAGACTTCTGGAAGTTCTCCGTCAGACAGAGGTTCCTTAACTACATCTCCAAAGTCCCTGTACCATAAGGTTTAACCTCCACTCGACCTTTCTTCAATCTTCTTAAAGTCTCTGAACTGGCACCTTTAAGGCTCAGTAAAATGACGAGTGGGCTAATGCAGCATTTTGACCCGTATTTACTTTTCCTCTGTGATTTGATTCTGATGACAGATTGAGGTCCTGTATTTTATGACACACTAACTATATGTCATATATTTGTCGTGCACCTTACACAGGTTCGTGCACCACGGCTCCATCTTGAGCTGCGAGGAAGCCGACTGGGACTTCACAATGGACGTGAATGTCAAGAGCATGTACCTCATGTGCAAGGCTTTCCTGCCtaaggtgacctttgaccccttaaCCCAATGCTTAACACCGTTGATCCTGTTGTCGAGATGTTTGAAATAAGGTGCCGTTGTAAATTGAGTGACatatgctttatttttgttttgttctcatcCTTTGTTCGCTGGGATTAGCTGCATTACACTGAGCCTGTGACATGATGGGCGGCGACTGCCCGATCACTAATCCAGCTTTAGCGGCAAACTAACCAAACTGTCTCTGTGGGGGAAATTAAACCTCGGATGATTTGTCtttcttaaataaaaatgtaaaggcCAAGAATGTTATGTCATTTTAATCTTCATTTGAACAATTATAACCTTTTTATAAGGCAAGTTCCTAATTTGTGTCTTGTCATTCTAGATGTTGGAAAAGAAGTCAGGAAACATTATTAACATGGCTTCTGTTGCATCAAGCATAAAAGGTAAAAGAATAATCCACACAtcttttcactgtagatgtctgCAGAACAAATATCAGGCCTAATCAAAGGGACATTGAAGTATGACCAAGTTCAGTGTAATCCTCTTATCTTAGATAATTGCTCtccgtgcgtgtatgtgtgagtgacaTGTGTTTCCTTGGCACAGGTGTTGTGAACCGGTGCGTCTACAGTACCTCAAAGGCCGCGGTAATTGGTCTCACCAAATCCATAGCGGCAGACTTTATTGAGCAAGGCATCCGCTGCAATTGTGTTTGTCCTGGTGAGTTTTCCGCACCACATCCAAGATACTGCTCTTTTATTCGTCTGCAGTTATTACTCAAGGTTGGCAATATTGAAAGATAACATCCTGTAGATAGACAGAGGAAATTAAATCGATGTTTATAAGAAAACTCAAGGGGGCTTGTAATGTTTGAGAACTTTGTGTATTTCAAGGAGATATAAACCTTGAGTTTGACCCTCCTGATCAATTGTAAACAAATGTACCAGGGATTTAGATGAGTACTATTTCACTGACCTGAATAAACTCTGTCATATTTACTTGGATATAAAAAATCCCTTATTAGTCTAAATGTATCCATATTTCTGAATTCAGTTTTGTGCTTTACTGAGGGTTTCAAAAGAAAACCCAgctctctcttttatatttCCTCAGGGACTGTTGATACTCCATCTCtgagggggcggatccaggccCAACCTGACCCTGAACAGGTGCTGTACACTCTGATATTTTCCTCCATGCTTAATACCTGCTGAGTAGTATTACAGGTACATCTTCCACTAGAATAATTCCTGGTGTCTGTGTATTGAGGACAAATGTAACCCCTCTCTGCAGGCTTTCAAGGATTTCATGGCAAGACAGAAAACTGGCAGGATGTGCACAGCTGAAGAGGTGGCCTACCTGTGCGTGTACCTGGCCTCAGATGAGGTGAGTGTTCGGGGTTGGCACAAAAAACGTCATGCATGCATGTGGTAAACTGGCAGTCATGGAGAGGACGTGCTCAATATTTAGTTGATTGTCTTTCTCctgttttcctcctccacagtcGACCTATGTGACAGGGACGGAGCAAATCATCGATGGAGGCTGGAGACTGTAAAAAACCTCATGCTACCATCGGAGCAAATCCCTTAAcctaaataaagtttataaaaaattaaatccaTGCTGCAGGTGTATACGTGTAGTGCCAAAATATGGTCACGCTGGTACATGTTGACAGGCATTGTGATAAATTGGCTCCATCAAATCtacagtgtaagtgtgtgtagcACCTATAAA
This is a stretch of genomic DNA from Pleuronectes platessa chromosome 3, fPlePla1.1, whole genome shotgun sequence. It encodes these proteins:
- the bdh2 gene encoding dehydrogenase/reductase SDR family member 6, with translation MGRLDGKVIVLSAAAQGIGRAVAIAFAKEGAQVTATDINGEKLKELDGIPGIKTKVVDVTKKEQVEALAKEHDLVDVLFNCAGFVHHGSILSCEEADWDFTMDVNVKSMYLMCKAFLPKMLEKKSGNIINMASVASSIKGVVNRCVYSTSKAAVIGLTKSIAADFIEQGIRCNCVCPGTVDTPSLRGRIQAQPDPEQAFKDFMARQKTGRMCTAEEVAYLCVYLASDESTYVTGTEQIIDGGWRL